The Sulfuricella sp. region TTAATCTCGATCTCCGCTGCCATGCAGTACTTTGCCGATGATGCTCGAACTGAAGCCACGGCTCATCAGGAAACGCATCTGCCTTGCCCGTTCCCTGGCGTCCTGCGGCAAAACACCAAATTTCTTCGCCCATACGGCACGCGCCGTTTCCAGCTCGCTTTCCCGCAATTCGGGCAGAATCGCCGCCACCGCATCCGCGCTAACGCCCTTTTCCTTCAACTCCTGCGCAATGCGCTGGGCGCCGTATTTGCTGCGGCGCGCATGCACGATCTGCTCGGTGAAGCGCGCCTCCGACAGCCAGCCGCGCGCGGCAAAATCGTCCAGCAGTGACGCTACTTCATGCTCGTCTTCAGCGTGGGGCGCAAGCTTGCGTTTCAGCTCGAGGCGCGAATATTCACGCCTCGAGAGAAAACCGAGTGCGCGCTCCCGCAGGCTGAGCTGGCTTGGGCGAATGAATTCACCCCTACTCAGGCATCCACGGTATCGGGATCGACGATGGTCGGCAGACCGCTCACGCCAACCGCTTCGCGCACCCTGGCTTCGATCTCGGCGGAAATATCCTTGTGCTCTTTCAGATACTCGCGCACGTTGTCCTTGCCCTGGCCGATCTTCTCGCCCTTGTAGCTGTACCATGCACCGGATTTCTCGATGAATTTGTGATCCACGCCCATGTCGATGATTTCGCCTTCGCGCGAGATGCCCTCGCCGTAGAGAATGTCGAACTCGGCCTGCTTGAAGGGCGGCGCCACCTTGTTCTTGACCACCTTGACGCGGGTCTCGGAGCCGATCACTTCATCGCCCTTCTTGATCGCGCCGGTGCGTCGGATGTCGAGGCGTACCGAGGCGTAAAATTTGAGAGCATTGCCGCCGGTGGTGGTTTCCGGGTTACCGAACATGACACCGATCTTCATGCGGATCTGGTTGATGAAAATCACCAGGGTGTTGGTGCGCTTGATGTTGGCGGTGAGTTTCCGGAGCGCCTGCGACATCAGGCGGGCCTGCAGGCCCATGTGGGAATCACCCATTTCGCCCTCGATCTCGGCC contains the following coding sequences:
- the recX gene encoding recombination regulator RecX; this encodes MSRGEFIRPSQLSLRERALGFLSRREYSRLELKRKLAPHAEDEHEVASLLDDFAARGWLSEARFTEQIVHARRSKYGAQRIAQELKEKGVSADAVAAILPELRESELETARAVWAKKFGVLPQDARERARQMRFLMSRGFSSSIIGKVLHGSGDRD
- the recA gene encoding recombinase RecA — protein: MDDNKSKALAAALGQIEKQFGKGSIMRLGDHAAMQDIQVVSTGSLGLDIALGVGGLPRGRVVEIYGPESSGKTTLTLQVIAEMQKLGGTAAFIDAEHALDPQYAQKLGVNVADLLISQPDTGEQALEIADMLVRSGSVDIVVIDSVAALTPKAEIEGEMGDSHMGLQARLMSQALRKLTANIKRTNTLVIFINQIRMKIGVMFGNPETTTGGNALKFYASVRLDIRRTGAIKKGDEVIGSETRVKVVKNKVAPPFKQAEFDILYGEGISREGEIIDMGVDHKFIEKSGAWYSYKGEKIGQGKDNVREYLKEHKDISAEIEARVREAVGVSGLPTIVDPDTVDA